A genomic stretch from Armatimonadota bacterium includes:
- a CDS encoding protein-L-isoaspartate(D-aspartate) O-methyltransferase, which yields MVREQIEARGIRDPRVLAALRRVPRHLFVDRSLWDLAYADRPLPIGYGQTISQPYIVALMTERAQVRRGDRVLEVGTGSGYQAAILAELTDQVYTIEIIDALAQQARQRLQRLGYTAVRTRVGDGYFGWPEAAPFDAILVTAAPDHVPPPLVQQLKDGGRLVIPVGPPGLVQTLWLITKRADRLEQENLGPVLFVPLVRR from the coding sequence CCTGGCGGCCCTGCGCCGGGTGCCGCGCCACCTGTTCGTCGACCGCAGCCTGTGGGACCTGGCGTACGCCGACCGCCCGCTGCCCATCGGTTACGGGCAGACCATCTCCCAGCCGTACATCGTGGCCCTGATGACCGAGCGGGCGCAGGTGCGGCGCGGCGACCGGGTGCTGGAGGTCGGCACCGGCTCGGGCTACCAGGCGGCCATCCTGGCGGAACTGACCGACCAGGTCTACACCATCGAGATCATCGACGCCCTGGCGCAGCAGGCGCGCCAGCGCCTGCAGCGCCTGGGATATACGGCGGTCCGCACCCGCGTCGGGGACGGCTACTTCGGGTGGCCGGAGGCAGCCCCCTTTGACGCCATTCTGGTGACGGCCGCTCCCGACCACGTCCCCCCGCCTCTGGTCCAGCAGCTGAAAGACGGCGGCCGGCTGGTCATCCCCGTGGGGCCGCCGGGCCTGGTGCAGACACTGTGGCTGATCACCAAACGTGCCGACCGGCTGGAACAGGAGAATCTGGGGCCGGTGCTGTTCGTTCCCCTGGTCCGCCGCTGA